The following coding sequences lie in one Labrus bergylta chromosome 5, fLabBer1.1, whole genome shotgun sequence genomic window:
- the LOC136179292 gene encoding G0/G1 switch protein 2-like: protein MDNLQELIPFAKEMLSQKPSRGLLKVYLVGSVFAVLGTAIGLVETVCHPFCSDEPLDAEMLLMLAKERRTVEADVQHKVEGKKEEEEEEEEEKEKEQALENGATTLTFSKTHKVSQRSISNRLHAS from the coding sequence ATGGACAACCTGCAGGAGTTGATCCCCTTTGCCAAAGAGATGCTGAGTCAGAAACCCAGCCGGGGTCTGCTGAAGGTCTACCTGGTGggctctgtgtttgctgtgctGGGGACGGCCATCGGCCTGGTGGAGACCGTGTGTCACCCTTTCTGCTCTGACGAGCCGCTGGACGCTGAGATGCTCCTCATGTTAGCCAAGGAGAGGAGAACTGTTGAGGCCGATGTGCAGCACAAAGTGgagggaaagaaggaggaggaggaggaggaggaggaggagaaggagaaggagcaggCTTTGGAAAACGGTGCAACAACCCTGACTTTCTCCAAGACTCACAAAGTCAGCCAAAGGAGCATCTCCAACAGACTGCACGCCTCCTAA